The genomic window TACTGCTATTCTGTTTGTTCAGCTTTCCTTCCTGACTAAAATGTTTAAAGTATCCACCAACCTGTAAACCTTCATCTTTACCGGTGTTAAAATAAGCTTCGCCCAAAAGGGTAGCCAACGACCCGAATGCACCCTTTACGTAATTATTAACAAGTATGCTTTCTTTTTCTTCGGCCAAAGCTTGTGCCTGTAACTTTTGGATATCGCTGTTCAACTCCAGCTTTCTATCCAAAATGCTGTAGTTTAATTTTGCTTTGTAAGTTTTAACATCATCTAAATTCGGACTTCTTCTCAGCTTTACAGCCTCGGCCAAAATTGGTTTATACGGACGGACTACTTCAATTTCTTCGTTTACTACTGCTTTTTCATCGGCCTTTTTATCCTGCGCCTGTGCAGTCATTAATCCAGCAGCTAAAAAAAACAGTGAACTATATATATATTTAATCGATTTCATAATGCTACTTCTTCTGGTTTAGTTTTTCTAGTTTTTCTTTGGCTGTAGGGATGATGTCATCCTTGCCTTCGTAGTTATCAATTATACTGAGAAGAGTGCTTTTTGCCTGTAAATTATCTTTCAGGGCTACATAATTATCAGATAAAAGGATAAACGCCTTTGCTACCCAGTAATCGTAAGCAGCCATGTTGTTAACCAGGTCGAAACAGGTTTTAGATGAAGTTTTGAAATCACCTTTGTTGTATTCCAATAAAGCTAAATTATATTTTGCTTCTGCAGCAGCAACTGTTTTTGTTTTGGCCACTACATTTTTAAACTCCTTAATTGCTGTGGTGGTATCGCCTTTTAACAAGTAAGCCTTACCAGAGAATAAGCTCGAACTGTTTTTTTCTTCCTCAGAAGCTTTTTCCGATTCTTTGGTCAGCTGTGCATATTTAAGCATATCATCAGGCATGTTTAAAGCGGTGTAAGCCTTTAACAAATTGTTGATGGCAAAACTATAGTGCGACTTGTAATCGGTGGTAGTTTCTAATCTTTTCAGGTAAACAATCGCCTCGTTGTATTTCTTCTGATTTAAGAACAATGTTGATATACTTACCAAAGAACGTTCAGTGTAATCGCTCGTCCAGTCGTTTAAGATAAATTCGTAATCAGGAATGGCTTCATCCGGACGACCTAATTTAACCAGCGATTCTGCCCTGATAAATTTAGCTTCTTTTTCATGGTTCGCTTTAGGGAACTTATCAAAATAAGCATTTACCGCCTGGAATGCACCGTTGGCATCGCCTTTTAAATAGGTGTTATTGGCTGCGGCAAAAACAATATTATCTTGCTCCGAGCCTGAATAATTTCCAAGTGGGGTAGTTGCTGCGTAAGCGATAAAACCATTTGCATCTCCACGATCTACATAAATGTTCTTGATCGATTCCATTGCCTGTTTGGCTTCATCTGCAGTAGGGTAATCTCTGATTACTTTCTTAAACGATTCTAAAGCGGCATCGTCCTGATCCTGGTTGTATTGAACCAAGCCGATGGTTACCAAAGCTTTTGCCACATAACTGCTACGTGGATATTTAGCTACCAGGGCTACAAGGTCTGATTTAGATTTATCAAAATCGCCTTTGTTGAAATAAGTATAAGCGGTTTCGAAGCCAGCATCATCAGCGTAATTTGAATTTGGAAAAGTATTCAACAGGTTCTGCATGGTAGCAATTTTCGCATCATATTGTGTTTCCAATCCCTGGATCATTCCTTTCTGGAAAGTGGCGTAATCTTCTGAAGTGGTTTTGCGGCTGATGATCTTGTTGTAATTCGCCATGGCATCACCATAGTTTTTGTTTACGAAATAGGAATCGGCTAAACGGATGGTGGCATCATCAATCGTTTTTTGGTCTTTATCGCTACCTCCAAGAAATTTTTCGAAATAAGTAGCTGCTTTGCTGTATTTTTCATCTTCGAAAGCTGCATAGGCCAAAGCGTAGTTCGCAAAATTGTAAACACCGGTTTTATCGGCATCTGGCATTTTTAAGAATTTTTCGAAAGTGGTAACCGCTTCACCGAACTTACGCAGCTCGTACATCGATTCAGCTTTCCAGTAAGTGTTTAGCGCATTGATCTCGTTGTCTTCAGGGAACTTTTCAGAACGTAAAAACATCGACAATGCATTTGGGAATGCTCTTTCGTTATAAAATTCTAATCCGCGGAAATAGGTTACTTTTTGGTAAGCTTCTTTAGCTTCAAGGTTTTTATCTGGAATAGGTTCTAAAATATCTACAGCTGCCTGATAGTTTTTGGTGGTTAATAAAACTTCGCCCAATAAAGTTTTGGCTTCGTTTATTTTACGCGATTTCGGAAAAGTTTTTAAGAAACCCTGAGTGGCCTCTAGCGCCTGCTGATGGAATTCTAATTCGTAACTTAATTTGGCATAATTTAACCATGCTTCTTCCTGTATCCCCTTGTCAAAACTTAAACGCGATGCCCTAAAAAAAGCACTCTGCGCTTTTGGTTTATTGCCCAATTGAATAAATGCTTTACCTAAAGTATGCATACCATTTTGAAGGTAAACATCATCGGTATTTAGTTTTTCTAAAACAGCAACCGACTCTTTGTACTTTTTATTCTGGAACAAAGAGTATCCGTATTGGTAAATGAAGAGGTTGTTCTTGGTTTCGCTTTTATCTTTTGCATAATATTCTGCGAAATACTTTTCAGCATTTTTGAACTCAGATTTTGCAAAGTAAGATGCTGCGACCAAACTCAACATTTCTGGTTCGAACTGTTGTTTGGTTTTTTGAATGGCTGCCAAAGCATAGCTGATTACATCATCGTAACGCTCGTCAAGGTAATACATCGAAGTGATGTAGTATGGATAACTCGCCTCATAAGTAGGGGAGCCCTTTAACTTTTCGAAGTTGGCCAATGCCGTTTTATACTCTTTGTTTAAGTAATTTATATAAGCAAAGTAGTAGGTGGCACTTTCCTGAAAATCGCCTTCTTCTTTTTTAACTTTTTCGAATAAAGGTTCTGCTTTGTCGTAGTCTTTTAGTTCGAAATAGGCATAACCTTGTTTAAACTGGTATTCGTTTCTCTGTTTGCCCGAAAGTGTAGAAGGATCTGTTTTTTCGAACCATTCTAAAGCTTTTTTATAGTTTTTCTGGTTGAAATAAGTTTTTCCAACGTAAAAATAAGCCAGTTTAGTGTTTGGGTTTAACGGATAATCGCGGATAAAGGCTTGAAATAAACTTTCAGCATCGCTATTGGTTAACTCTAATGCACAAACAGCTGCATAGAATTTTGCATTTTCTTTTAGTAAAGATAATTCGGCATTGCTCTCCGTTTGGGTAGAAGGTTTATAACGTTGCAGCTCAACAAGTTTAAACTGTTGTGCAGCTGCAGTGTATTTCTCTTTGTCTAATAATTCTAAGCCCGTTTGATAGTTTTTGTTGAGGTTTTGCACAGCGCTGACCTGAGCGTAGGTGCTAAAACTTCCTGCTAAAAGTAGCGGAATTAGTAAGTATTTTTTCTGCATTGGTTTCAAATATGGTTGGTACTAAATTAGAAATAGTATCAAAGCTTATCAACAGAAGTAATTAACATCTGTTAATAACACAAGTTAACGATAGGATTTTTGGTTTGGTATTAAGGGACGAACGAATGTGGAAAAGTTGAAGGGTTCATTGGGCATTAGTCATTAGTGCCGCCGCATCCGGTAGAGGTTCATTGGTTCAATTGTCATTAGTTCATTGGTACCGTCGCATTTGCCACGCATAGTGGTTTTTTCCTAGTGAGGCCTGCCTGCTGCAGGCATATTTGTAGAAACTGAGTAAAAGAGGTAACTGGTTAATCATAGGCTATTAGCAATGGACTATTTACTAATGCATTTCTAAAAAGACGCTGGACTTAGTCCTTTCGACAAGATGCTAGATTATGGACTCTGCCCTAATAAACCAATGACCAATGAACGATTGAACTAACCTATCCCTGGCTTGCCAGCAGATACAGCACGGCCATTCTTATGGCTACTCCGTTTTCTACCTGCTCTAAAATGATAGATTGTTTGCTGTCGGCCACATCGCTGGTAATCTCAACGCCTCTGTTTATCGGGCCAGGGTGCATGACAATGATTTCTTTATCGAGGTTGTCTAAGATCTGTTTGTTTAAGCCGTACATCATGGCGTATTCCCTAAGCGATGGGAAATATTTAATGTCCTGGCGCTCCAATTGGATACGCAGCATGTTTGCTACATCACACCAGTTCAGGGCTTTAATTAAATTATGCTCAACTTTTACGCCAAGTTGGTGGATGTGTTTTGGAATTAAAGTTGTTGGTCCACAAACCATTACCTCGGCACCTAAGCGTTGCAAACAAAGGATGTTTGAGATCGCTACACGGGAGTGCAGGATATCGCCAACAATTACCACTTTTTTGCCGGCTACATCACCCAATTTTTGGCGGATAGAGAAAGCATCAAGTAAGGCTTGTGTTGGGTGTTCGTGCGCGCCATCTCCGGCATTTACAATTTGCGCTTTAACGTGTTTACTTAAAAACTGACCAGCACCAGCATAAGGGTGGCGCATCACCACCATATCAACTTTCATCGATAAGATGTTGTTTACAGTATCGATCAGGGTTTCGCCTTTGCTCACCGATGAAGAGGAAGCGGCGAAATTGACCACATCGGCCGAAAGCCTTTTTTCAGCAAGTTCGAATGAAAGTTTGGTACGGGTAGAATTTTCGAAGAAAATATTGGCAATGGTAATGTCGCGGAGCGAAGGGACCTTTTTAATCGGTCTGTTAATCACCTCCTTGAAATTATCTGCAGTTTCGAAAATCAATTCAATATCATTCCGGTTAATATCTTTAATGCCTAAAAGATGTCGGGTTGATAGTTTTTCTGCTGCCATTTTTATTTATTATTTTCGGATATTAAAATCACTTTATCTTCACCTCCTTCGCTCGCCCAGGTTACTTTTACCTGTTGCGAGTTCAGGCTATCTACCTGATGCCCAATATAATCGGGTTCGATAGGTAAATGCCTGCTAAACCTACGGTCTATCAAAACCAAAAGTTCAACTTTCTCTGGGCGGCCATAGGCAAGTAAGGCATCAAGCGCTGCCCTAATGGTTCTACCGGTCCAAAGTACATCATCAATTAAGATTACTTTTTTACCTTCGATAATAAAATCGATCGAGTTGCTGCTTGCAGTAACCAGTCCGTCTTTACGGCGGAAATCATCTCTAAAGAAAGTAATATCAAGGTTGCCCTTTAAAATTTTCTTGTTTTTTAGAATCTGCTGAAGATCCTGATGAATGCGATCTGCCAAAAAAATACCCCTCGGCTGGATGCCAATTAAAACGGTATTTGCGAAATCGTCGTGGTTTTCAATTAATTGATGGCAGAGCCTCTTAATTGTAATTTGAATTTTTTGTCCGTCAAGAAGTGTTTTCTTTTGCATTGAAGAAGGATTGGGCAAATATATAAAAATGTTTTAAGGTAAGAAAGTTGAAGATCGATTGTTTTATTTTTTGATAGTTAAATTGTTCTGTTACAACATTTAAAAATCGGTTTTTCTTTTTGTAATGTTTTTTGGAAAGCAATAGCTGTTTTTTATCTTAATGTTGGTCCGGCTGTACACGTAGTCCCGATTTTCAATCGTGAGCTGCCGTTTCCATCCGGTTTAGCGGGTCAGTTTCTGCAATTATTCGGGGGCAAAAAACAACGTGTTATATTCATCAAATATTTTTGCCTCCACTTATCAATTAATGTTTATTAGACATTCCTCAGATATTTATTGGATTAAAAAGCTTTATTTTTACGGTATATGATTCAGCAACCAATAATCTTTTTCGATGGTGTTTGTAATCTTTGCAATGCATCGGTTCAGTTTGTTATTGCGCACGATAAAAAAGATCAGTTTAGATTTACTGCGCTACAAGGTGATTACGCCAAAGAAATTCTACCGCAATTTAACGCTGATTTAGGAAAGTTGAATACCATTTTGTTGCTGGAGGATGGAAAGCTCTATACTAAATCTTCAGCGGCATTGCGTGTAGCCCGAAAACTCAATGGATTAATCCCACTTCTTTATGCATTTATCATCGTTCCCAAATTTTTCCGCGATTGGGTTTACGATATTATTGCCAAAAACCGTTACAGATGGTGGGGCAGGCAGGAGAGTTGCTGGGTACCAACACCCGAATTGAAAAGTAAGTTTTTAGCTTAGTTGAAGCCATTGCATGCAATACCTTTCTAGGTGTTGATGTAAAATATTAATTCAACGTGTTTGTTTAGAGTATTTTATGGTGTATCGGTTCTCGTTTTGTATAAAATTTACAACCTTAAACTAACTCATCCAAAAAGTATCTACATATTTGTATTACTCATTCCTCTCACATTCCAGTATGAGTTCTGAATCTAAATTAACCTTATATGAGAAAATCTATTTCCAATTTTTTTGTGTCCACTCTGTGTATTGTAGTAGGAATATCTTTTATTTTTAATGCTTGCAAAAAGGATATAATTGCAGAAGACCCTATTGTCAGTACAAAGGACTGGTACTTAAAGAATAATATAAGTAATGGTGTTTTGCTTCAATCAAGCAAAGGAACCAGTCAACAAGTTAAAGAAGAAGTAGACTGGAATACCGCAAGGACATTTCAACTTGATGATGGTACCGATGTAATAGGCGTTTCAGTAAAGATAAAGCTTGGTAAAAGTGAACTTGGTGGAAGCTATATGCTACTGATCCATAAAAGTAAAAATAGTTATCAGGTGCAAGTAGCTTATAACCCTGAAAAAGGCTTTTTTGAAGGTTATATGTCTGATAGCACTATACAAACAAACTCTTAATGTTAATAATAAAAAGCCGTTAGGAGTAATAATTAAAAACAAACTGATGGCAATTACCTGTACTAGCTGGTATCTTGTTACTACCTATTACGATGGTTATGGCAATACTACTGGCTCCTCATCACAGTTTCTTTACACCAGTTGTAGTGGCGATTTGGGCGATTACCCTGAGCCAGATCACGGTGGGCCTGTAGATTGCGCAGGCGTATTGGCAGGGGGGCTTATCTGTCTGATTGTGGTTGTATTGGAGGTACAACAGGTATTGCTGCATGCCCCCTGATTATAAGGGCTGACAGTAGCATTACCAATAATGTCAAAGCTAAATGTGCATTAGAAAAACTTTTAATGAACAATACCAAATTCGATTCATTAATAAATGCATTTAGAGGTACTAAGTATAATTTAACGTTTAGGGTAAAAGATGTTATGACCAACGATCCTTTAGCAAGAGGAGAAACTATCAATAGCCCTACTAATGGAGCTGATATCTACATCAATTTAAGACGATCTTTTGTAAATACTGCACCACCTATTCAGATTGCGAAAACTTTATTACACGAGGCTTTTCATGCTAATTTAATGCAAAGGGCTTATGAAGTTTTTGGTAGTTATGATATTAATAATAATTGGACAAAAAAACCTGAAAATATGGAGTTGAATGAATTGATGGATATTTTTGAAAGTAAATTGTCAGGCACAGAGCGTGCAGATATCCACCACCAATATATAGCCCGACATATTGGTGTCTTGGTTTCAGGTTTGAAGGAATTTGCAAGGAAGTATGATTCAAACTATGGCAATTACGACCAATATGATTATTTAGGGCTAGCTTGGGAAGGATTACAAGAAACAAAGTACTTTATAGACAATTTAAAAACTACTCAAATTTATTATGTGCCACAAACAACCGTTCATCAAAGAGCGGATTCACTTTTTAGTAATAAAGCACGTAATATAGTATTAGATTCTAATGTTAATTGTGGAACCCCTTAAATAATAGCGTTTATGAAATATTTATTGTATATAGTTCTAACCATGATCAGTATTAGTGGCTATTGCCAGCTAAATCCTGAAGGGAGCATAACTCCCATGCATAAATTTTTTCAGCAATATGCGGATAGTACCATTATTAGGGAATATAGAATAGTGGGCGGGCCGCCAATTTATAGGGTATTAACTAAGACTGATAACATGATTAATTCATTTTGTTATGAAGCTATTGATACTACGTGGAGAAATATCAGTTCAATTAGAAAGCTTTCTCCAGTTATATTGTGGAATATGTTATCTGCCAAAAAAACGCTGTTTCAGGATATACCAGCTGATATTAATATCTTTTTTAATATTTCAATTATAAATTCTGATACAACAAAAAAAATGTGGACCAATATTACACAAACAAAACCCTGGCAGTTAGTTGATGACAGGATTTTTGGAAATGGTTGTAAAAATTTAGAAGATCCCGTTATTTCAGAAGTTAGGCCTGCTATTATTCATCTTATTACCAGACAAGAAATAAAAACGCTGTTTTTTATGACCCCAATATATTTCGAAAAACTTTGTCCTGGAAATAAATACAGGCAAGCGTTTATTAAAATAGATGAAACAATTGATAAATACTTTCCAAAGTTTAAAGGAAGGTATTATTAAATTTTTTATGAAAGTATTAGTGACCTCTTTTTGCATTATTAATATGTATTTATTTTGTAGTGGGCAAACAAAAGGTATTACACCCATGCATAAATTTTTTCAGCAATATGCAGATAGCACAATAGTCATTGAATACCCAACCCAATCTTTCGAACCACCATCTTATAAAATTATTAGTAAAAAAACTGGTATTTTAAACTGTTTTTCATACAACGCGATAGATAGTGGATTGCTGAAACTTTACATTAGAAAACCAGTTCAAATACCTGATACATTAAGGGCTTTTCTACAATTGAAAAAGACTAATTTTCGAAATGAACCTGCCAACATCAATATATTCTTCAATATTTTAGCTGTAAATCCTGATACTGCAAAAAAAAATGTGGCTAAACATTTCAAAATTTAAGCCATGGCAATTACTGGACGATAAAAGCTATCCGGAGTGTAGTGCTGTGATTATGGATGGGGGACATAGCATTATGCATCTAATTACAAAAAAAGAGATTAAAACATTAATTTATTATGCGCCTTATTATTATGAAAAGCAATGTCCGGGCAATAAGAACCGGCAGGGAATAGTTGGCATAGAACGATTGTTTGATAAATATATTCCTTTAGAAATTAGTTATGAATAAAAATAAACGGGGCGAAACATGAAAAACCTTTTTGTTTCTTTGTTTTTATTTTTGTTTTCGTGGCATTTTAGTTTCGGGCAAGATTATCTTATGCGCTATACACAAGGGATAACCCCAATGCATAAATTTTTTCAACAGTATGCAGATAGCACAATAATAATTGAGTATTCAAATGTTCCAGACGGAAAGCCGTCAAGCTATAAGCTTATTAGTAAAACGGGAAATTTTGTAAATACTTTTAGTTATAATCCTGTAGATACCGCATATTATCCAGTGTATAAGCTGAGAGCATCTTTTCCTGTTGTTTTATGGCATATGTTCTCTGCCAAGCGTACAGGGTTCAAGAACGCTCCAGCAGATATTAATATGTTTTTTAATGTTATTCCTATACCGCCAGATACAGCAAAAAAACAGTGGCTGTATATTCAAAAGCTAAGTCCATGGAATATTGTAGACGATAGCGTTTTTGGACGTGGTTGTAAAGGTATTGTTGATAATTTCGTGAATGATGGAGGTAGTCCTGAGATTATCCATTTAATTACCAAGAAAGAAATTAAAACCTTAATTTTTTGGAGTCCTAAATATTATGAAAAACTATGTCCTGGTAACAAAAATAGACAAGTGACTATCAAAATTGAAGAAATAATTGATAAATATTTCCCTAAGATTAAAATTGGTTATTGAAAGGTATCAAGAAAATATTAGCACTGGCATAGAACGTTTGTTTCATAAATATCCCCCTTTAGAAAGCAGCTATTTAATAAAGTAAACCTGAAGGAATGTACATGAGGGTAATAAGGGATAATAATTCGCTATTCTTGGTTTCTTTTATTTCCCGGCGACCAAAGCCAAAGTGTTAAAATGATTAACGGTATGGTAATGCTTAAAGCAATTACAATCATAATGGCTTTTTGCTTAACCATGTCAGCTTCATTAGAAGTAAATACATAGACCGTTTCTTTGATGGCAAATATGGTTAGGATAGTAGAAAGGACGGCAAATAGTTTACGCATGGTTTAATTTTTAATGCAAAGATTGCATTTTATTTATAATAGACCAACCTTAAAAGACGCTTCTTTAAAAAAAGCATTAATTTTCTAAGTACCTTTTGGAGTAGGTTATTCCCATTAAATCGTAGCGTTTAAACTGTGTTTTTAGCCTTTTTTGAAAATCTGGATAATTCCGTTTTTCTTTTGGACTCCACAAAATTTCGCTCAACGCATCTAATCTTGGAAAAAGCAGGTATTGTACTTTTGCCGGATTGGTAATGTACTCACTCCATAAACAGCCCTGTGCGCCCCAAATGTATTTAGCCTGCTCGGCACTTAATTCAGCCGGTATAGGTTCATAATTGTAAACATCAATCAATGGCGAAAATTTATTTGCTGCCAGACTATCTTCTTTTACAAACTGTTTATGGTTAAAGTACATCTTATCTTCGGGTGTCATAATGGCTTTGTGGTTTTGTTTTGCCGCATCTATACCACCTTTTTCGCCTTGCCAGCTCATTACAACCGCATTAGGGGCTAAACCACCCTGTAAAATTTCGTTCCAACCGATAATGGTTTTTCCTTTGCTGTTTACAAATTTCTCCATCCTACGGATGAAATAACTCTGTAATTCACTTTCATTTTTTAAGCCATTGGCTTTCATAATCTGTTGTGAAACGGCAGATTGTTTCCACCACACTTTCGAGGCTTCATCACCACCAATATGGATGTATTGCGAGGGAAACAAAGCCATTACTTCAGTTAATACATTTTCCAAAAATTTAAAAGTCGTATCAGAAGCCTGAAGTACATTGTTGTATTTGTTCATCATTCCCCAGGTTTGTGCAACTTCGTATTTTTTGCCTGGCTCAGTGCCTAATTCTGGGTATGCTGCAAGTAGAGCCATGCTGTGTGCAGGCATTTCAACTTCAGGAATAATGGTAATGTAACGTTTAGCAGCATAATCAACCACATCTTTAATCTGTTCTTGCGTGTAATAACCACCGTGGCGAATACCATCGGTTTTAATGACAGCATCTTTAGGCGTAATTTTTACTTCTGCTGGCAAAACCTGATATTTTATATGCTCGTTTCCTTGTCCGGGCCATAAGCCAATAATGCTACCATTTCTCCATGCACCGATTTCAGTAAGCTTGGGATATTTTTTGATTTCGATCCGCCAGCCATGGTCATCGGTTAAATGCCAATGGAAATAATTCATTTTATGGAGCGCTAAATAATCGATGTACTGTTTTACAAAGGCTACATCAAAAAAATGGCGACTTACATCCAGATGCATGCCTCGATAATCGAAGCGGGGGTAGTCTATAATAGAAACAGCCGGGATTTGTAATAATTGAGATTTTGTCTCAGGTATTAACTGAATTAATGTTTGAATACCGTAAAAAAGTCCGTTTTCTGAACATGCATAAACTATTGTTTGATAGTTGTTGCTTATCAGCTCGTATTCGTTTACGTTTTTTAATAACCGACTAATTATTTCTAATTTGATGATGTTTTTTTTGCTCGTAGAATTAGGGTTAATTCGAAGTTTTATATTATAAAATTGTTGAATATAATTTTGTAGAAATAAAGCCGAGTTAGATAAAGAATCATTTGAAATAATTTCTGTGTTTTGATCAATGATAAATTTTTCCGTATTTTTTCCTGTTATAATGCTTACAGGTTGTGGGATGATGTTTACTTCCTGTGCCGAAAGTTTGAACGAAATAATTGATAAAAACAAAAAGATAAATTTCTTCATTATAAGGGATTTTCCTTTTCAAAAGTAATAATTATAGACGGATGAAAGGGAAGGTTTGGTAGAACGAACTACTATGTTACATAAACCCGATAGGATGAATGTCGTTTTTCAAGGCAGAAAGTATAGCGGGGCAGGAGTTACCGATGAGCGCTAGCTTTCGTTTTCAAAATGTTATTTACCACATAAGGCATTTAAGAAAATATAAGCCTCTTTCTTGTTTCTTAATGGCACTAATAAGATTGCTTCGGCTCGCTCGATCCCAGCCTCGCAATGACGATTCATGTGAGGAAGTCCGTGCGCGCTGTGTTTCCGTGGCAAAAAAAATAATCAAAAAAAATCCCGATAACTTTCGCTATCGGGATTAATATGATCAGTTAAAAAGAACTAGCCTTTTTTAGCTTTGCTTTCTTCGCCTTCTAATTGCGATTTCAATTGAGCCAATACGTCTAAGTCTCCTAAAGTAGATTTCTCTACAGAATCTTTAACTTTTTTAACCGCAGTTACAGCAGCTTTAGCTTCTTTTTTCTTAGTTGCTCTTTCTTCAGCAACAGCTTCAGCTTTAACCTCTTCCCAAATACGGGCGTGAGATACTACGATACGTTTTGCTTCTTTGTTGAATTCAATGATTTTGAAGTCATTGGTTTCTTCAGCTTTAACTGATGTACCATCTTCTTTAACCATGTGTTTAGTTGGTACGAAACCTTCTACACCATATGGTAAAGCAATAACAGCACCTTTATCAGTTACTTTAACAACAG from Flavobacterium sp. W4I14 includes these protein-coding regions:
- a CDS encoding hypothetical protein (product_source=Hypo-rule applied; superfamily=56747; transmembrane_helix_parts=Outside_1_14,TMhelix_15_37,Inside_38_151) — protein: MKQLINTFQSLKEGIIKFFMKVLVTSFCIINMYLFCSGQTKGITPMHKFFQQYADSTIVIEYPTQSFEPPSYKIISKKTGILNCFSYNAIDSGLLKLYIRKPVQIPDTLRAFLQLKKTNFRNEPANINIFFNILAVNPDTAKKNVAKHFKI
- a CDS encoding hypothetical protein (product_source=Hypo-rule applied) — encoded protein: MWLNISKFKPWQLLDDKSYPECSAVIMDGGHSIMHLITKKEIKTLIYYAPYYYEKQCPGNKNRQGIVGIERLFDKYIPLEISYE
- a CDS encoding hypothetical protein (product_source=Hypo-rule applied; cath_funfam=1.10.225.10) — protein: MKNLFVSLFLFLFSWHFSFGQDYLMRYTQGITPMHKFFQQYADSTIIIEYSNVPDGKPSSYKLISKTGNFVNTFSYNPVDTAYYPVYKLRASFPVVLWHMFSAKRTGFKNAPADINMFFNVIPIPPDTAKKQWLYIQKLSPWNIVDDSVFGRGCKGIVDNFVNDGGSPEIIHLITKKEIKTLIFWSPKYYEKLCPGNKNRQVTIKIEEIIDKYFPKIKIGY
- a CDS encoding hypothetical protein (product_source=Hypo-rule applied; superfamily=111352; transmembrane_helix_parts=Inside_1_6,TMhelix_7_26,Outside_27_35,TMhelix_36_58,Inside_59_66) — its product is MRKLFAVLSTILTIFAIKETVYVFTSNEADMVKQKAIMIVIALSITIPLIILTLWLWSPGNKRNQE
- a CDS encoding hexosaminidase (product_source=KO:K12373; cath_funfam=3.20.20.80,3.30.379.10; cleavage_site_network=SignalP-noTM; cog=COG3525; ko=KO:K12373; pfam=PF00728,PF02838; superfamily=51445,55545); the encoded protein is MKKFIFLFLSIISFKLSAQEVNIIPQPVSIITGKNTEKFIIDQNTEIISNDSLSNSALFLQNYIQQFYNIKLRINPNSTSKKNIIKLEIISRLLKNVNEYELISNNYQTIVYACSENGLFYGIQTLIQLIPETKSQLLQIPAVSIIDYPRFDYRGMHLDVSRHFFDVAFVKQYIDYLALHKMNYFHWHLTDDHGWRIEIKKYPKLTEIGAWRNGSIIGLWPGQGNEHIKYQVLPAEVKITPKDAVIKTDGIRHGGYYTQEQIKDVVDYAAKRYITIIPEVEMPAHSMALLAAYPELGTEPGKKYEVAQTWGMMNKYNNVLQASDTTFKFLENVLTEVMALFPSQYIHIGGDEASKVWWKQSAVSQQIMKANGLKNESELQSYFIRRMEKFVNSKGKTIIGWNEILQGGLAPNAVVMSWQGEKGGIDAAKQNHKAIMTPEDKMYFNHKQFVKEDSLAANKFSPLIDVYNYEPIPAELSAEQAKYIWGAQGCLWSEYITNPAKVQYLLFPRLDALSEILWSPKEKRNYPDFQKRLKTQFKRYDLMGITYSKRYLEN